One Priestia megaterium NBRC 15308 = ATCC 14581 genomic window carries:
- a CDS encoding HTH domain-containing protein: MMLVKKMLNGIMMKEITIKELADRYDVSTRTIQLKIKKLGYEWDSKESIYRYVGEESEPLDVDFSTLISKNSKMPAEQKLSTSEVAASTSYLDESGSTSTSSSKASTVDAIDLLLQSPKDRSKRVYRGFYFDDDVLSIIDQVPKSYKSELVNEALRKVFKEKGLLD; encoded by the coding sequence ATGATGCTGGTAAAAAAGATGTTAAATGGCATTATGATGAAAGAAATCACCATTAAGGAATTGGCTGATCGATATGATGTAAGCACTCGTACGATTCAATTAAAGATTAAGAAATTAGGCTATGAATGGGACAGTAAGGAAAGCATTTATCGCTATGTTGGGGAAGAATCAGAACCTTTAGATGTTGATTTTAGTACTCTTATCTCTAAAAACAGTAAAATGCCAGCAGAACAAAAGTTATCTACTAGTGAAGTAGCAGCTAGTACGAGCTATCTTGATGAAAGTGGAAGTACGAGTACTAGCTCTTCAAAAGCTAGCACAGTAGATGCAATAGACCTTTTGCTGCAAAGTCCAAAAGACCGTTCAAAAAGAGTCTATCGGGGGTTTTATTTTGATGATGATGTGTTAAGCATTATTGATCAAGTTCCTAAAAGTTATAAGTCTGAATTAGTAAATGAAGCTCTAAGAAAAGTATTTAAAGAAAAAGGATTATTGGATTAA